The following coding sequences lie in one Micromonospora sp. R77 genomic window:
- a CDS encoding pitrilysin family protein: MTATAIVETGTRALPPLGPNRKLKLPTQAERTLANGLTVIAVRRPAVPLVELRLWMPFGRSHLARGAMLAQTILAGTQTHTATEIAAELQKVGGGLSAGVDPDRLMLSGAGLVTGLDRMLELLADVLTGATYPGDWVQTERDRLVDRIQVAQSQPAHLARTALLKRVYGRHPYATQTPDPDQVRAVRPAALRKLHAERVHPAGAVLVLVGDVQPDRALDAAEQALGGWRGDGHVAELPPAPPLEPGPLLLVDRPGSVQSSLRIALPAVPRTHPDHAALQLANLVFGGYFSSRWVENIREDKGYTYGPHSMVEHSVAGSVLVAAAEVATEVTAPALLETTYELGRLASLPVRPEELEQARQYALGTLQLGMSTQSGLASLTSAYAGNGLRLDFLAEHAARLAKATVADVAEAGARYLSPAKAVVVVLGDADRIAGPLSALTPVRTESA, encoded by the coding sequence ATGACGGCAACGGCAATCGTCGAGACCGGGACGCGGGCGCTGCCGCCGCTCGGCCCCAACCGCAAGCTCAAGCTCCCCACCCAGGCCGAGCGCACCCTCGCCAACGGGCTCACCGTGATCGCCGTACGCCGGCCGGCGGTGCCGCTGGTCGAGCTGCGGCTCTGGATGCCCTTCGGCCGCAGCCACCTGGCCCGCGGCGCGATGCTCGCGCAGACCATCCTCGCCGGCACGCAGACCCACACCGCGACCGAGATCGCCGCCGAGCTGCAGAAGGTCGGCGGCGGGCTCTCCGCCGGGGTCGACCCGGACCGGCTGATGCTCTCCGGTGCGGGCCTGGTCACCGGGCTGGACCGGATGCTGGAGCTGCTCGCCGACGTGCTCACCGGGGCGACCTACCCCGGTGACTGGGTCCAGACCGAGCGGGACCGGCTGGTCGACCGCATCCAGGTGGCGCAGAGCCAGCCGGCGCACCTGGCCCGCACCGCGCTGCTCAAGCGGGTCTACGGCCGGCACCCGTACGCGACCCAGACCCCGGACCCCGACCAGGTCCGGGCGGTCCGCCCGGCGGCCCTGCGCAAGCTGCACGCCGAGCGGGTGCACCCGGCCGGTGCGGTGCTGGTGCTGGTCGGCGACGTGCAGCCGGACCGCGCGCTGGACGCCGCCGAGCAGGCCCTCGGCGGCTGGCGGGGCGACGGGCACGTCGCCGAGCTGCCACCCGCCCCGCCGCTGGAGCCGGGCCCGCTGCTGCTGGTCGACCGGCCCGGCTCGGTGCAGTCGTCGCTGCGGATCGCGCTGCCGGCGGTGCCGCGTACCCACCCCGACCACGCCGCGCTGCAACTGGCCAACCTGGTCTTCGGCGGCTACTTCTCCTCCCGCTGGGTGGAGAACATCCGCGAGGACAAGGGCTACACGTACGGGCCGCACTCGATGGTCGAGCACTCGGTGGCCGGTTCGGTGCTGGTCGCCGCCGCCGAGGTGGCCACCGAGGTCACCGCCCCGGCGCTGCTGGAGACCACGTACGAGCTGGGTCGGCTGGCGTCGCTGCCGGTCAGGCCGGAGGAGCTGGAGCAGGCCCGCCAGTACGCCCTCGGCACCCTCCAGCTCGGCATGTCCACCCAGTCCGGGCTCGCCTCGCTGACCAGCGCGTACGCCGGCAACGGGCTGCGCCTGGACTTCCTCGCCGAGCACGCCGCCCGGTTGGCGAAGGCGACCGTGGCCGACGTCGCCGAGGCCGGGGCGCGCTACCTCTCCCCGGCGAAGGCCGTCGTCGTGGTGCTCGGTGACGCCGACCGGATCGCCGGGCCGCTCTCCGCGCTGACCCCGGTACGGACGGAGTCGGCGTGA
- a CDS encoding pitrilysin family protein, whose amino-acid sequence MPTRRARIPATKYPVERFTLDNGLRVVLTPDRSAPVIGVAVVYDVGIRSEPEGRTGFAHLFEHLMFQGSENLEKLAHFRHVQGAGGTFNGSTHLDYTDYYETLPANALERALFLEADRMRGPRLTEENLRNQVDVVKEEIRVNVLNRPYGGFPWLTLPPVMFDTFPNAHDGYGSFDDLESATVADAADFFRRYYASGNAVLAVSGDIDVAEATALIERHFGDVPARPAPARPDFTEPDLSAERRTSYTDKLAPLPAIAGAWRVPDPVTDFAGYLPYVVLAEVLTDGDASRLVERLVQRDRTVTSLGGYLGFMGDPYDVRDPTALLLQAHLPPGGDVDKVLRTLDEELDRLATDGLTEGELARTQARMATHLLRDTDAVLGRALRMAVLEQQRGEPGLLNELPRLVGQVTEEQVRAAAATLRPERRASIEVIPGGAK is encoded by the coding sequence GTGCCGACGCGGAGAGCCAGGATTCCAGCGACGAAATACCCGGTCGAGCGGTTCACCCTCGACAACGGTCTGCGGGTGGTGCTCACCCCCGACCGCAGTGCCCCGGTGATCGGGGTGGCGGTGGTCTACGACGTCGGCATCCGCTCCGAACCCGAGGGCCGCACCGGTTTCGCCCACCTCTTCGAGCACCTGATGTTCCAGGGCTCGGAGAACCTGGAGAAGCTGGCCCACTTCCGGCACGTGCAGGGCGCCGGCGGCACCTTCAACGGCTCCACCCACCTGGACTACACCGACTACTACGAGACCCTGCCGGCCAACGCGCTGGAACGGGCCCTCTTCCTCGAGGCCGACCGGATGCGCGGCCCCCGCCTCACCGAGGAGAACCTGCGCAACCAGGTCGACGTGGTCAAGGAGGAGATCCGGGTCAACGTGCTCAACCGGCCGTACGGCGGGTTCCCCTGGCTGACCCTGCCGCCGGTCATGTTCGACACCTTCCCCAACGCGCACGACGGCTACGGCTCCTTCGACGACCTGGAGTCCGCCACCGTCGCCGACGCCGCCGACTTCTTCCGCCGCTACTACGCCAGCGGCAACGCCGTCCTGGCGGTCAGCGGCGACATCGACGTGGCCGAGGCGACCGCGCTGATCGAGCGGCACTTCGGGGACGTGCCGGCCCGCCCCGCCCCGGCACGCCCCGACTTCACCGAACCCGACCTGAGCGCGGAACGGCGCACGTCGTACACCGACAAGCTGGCACCGCTGCCGGCGATCGCCGGGGCCTGGCGGGTGCCCGACCCGGTGACCGACTTCGCCGGCTACCTGCCGTACGTGGTGCTGGCCGAGGTGCTCACTGACGGCGACGCCTCCCGGCTGGTCGAGCGGCTGGTGCAGCGCGACCGGACGGTCACCAGCCTCGGCGGCTACCTCGGCTTCATGGGCGACCCGTACGACGTGCGCGACCCCACCGCGCTGCTGCTCCAGGCGCACCTGCCGCCCGGCGGCGACGTGGACAAGGTGCTGCGCACCCTCGACGAGGAGCTGGACCGGCTCGCCACCGACGGGCTCACCGAGGGGGAGTTGGCCCGTACCCAGGCCAGGATGGCCACCCACCTGCTGCGGGACACCGACGCGGTGCTCGGCCGGGCGCTGCGGATGGCCGTGCTGGAACAGCAGCGCGGCGAGCCGGGCCTGCTCAACGAGCTGCCCCGGCTGGTCGGCCAGGTCACCGAGGAGCAGGTCCGCGCCGCCGCCGCCACCCTGCGGCCGGAACGCCGCGCGTCCATCGAGGTCATCCCCGGAGGCGCCAAATGA
- a CDS encoding ABC transporter substrate-binding protein yields the protein MRRLPFRRLVSLATLAVVGAATLGGAAACGDDSDAAAGGKAGPVTLRLGYFPNITHAPAVVGVEKGIFAEKLGDSAKLETKTFNAGPAAIEAIFSGALDATYIGPNPTVNAFSKSKGEAVRVVSGAASGGVALVVKPDITSVEQLRGKKIATPQLGNTQDVALRYWLKEKGLRTTKEGGGDVKVVPQENAQTIDTFASGAIDGAWVPEPYVSRLVNAGGKVLVDERDLWPDKKFVITNLIVSTKFLKAHPDVVKKLVEGQVAANEFVNTKPDEAQQAVSDHIGKITGKPLDVKLIKQAWPTLEFTNDPIASSLKAGLDHAVAVELTQPVDLNGLYDLKFLNEVLKAQGKPEVTQP from the coding sequence ATGAGACGGCTCCCCTTCCGTCGGCTGGTCTCCCTCGCCACCCTCGCCGTCGTCGGCGCGGCCACCCTGGGCGGCGCCGCCGCCTGCGGTGACGACAGCGACGCCGCCGCCGGCGGCAAGGCCGGCCCGGTGACCCTGCGGCTCGGCTACTTCCCCAACATCACCCACGCCCCCGCCGTGGTCGGCGTGGAGAAGGGCATCTTCGCCGAGAAGCTGGGCGACAGCGCGAAGCTGGAGACCAAGACCTTCAACGCCGGCCCGGCCGCCATCGAGGCGATCTTCTCCGGCGCGCTCGACGCCACGTACATCGGTCCGAACCCGACCGTGAACGCCTTCTCCAAGTCCAAGGGCGAGGCGGTCCGGGTCGTCTCCGGTGCCGCCTCCGGCGGCGTGGCCCTCGTGGTCAAGCCCGACATCACCTCGGTCGAGCAGCTGCGCGGCAAGAAGATCGCCACCCCGCAGCTCGGCAACACCCAGGACGTGGCGCTGCGCTACTGGCTCAAGGAGAAGGGTCTCAGGACCACCAAGGAAGGTGGCGGCGACGTCAAGGTCGTCCCGCAGGAGAACGCGCAGACAATCGACACCTTCGCCAGCGGCGCGATCGACGGCGCCTGGGTGCCGGAGCCGTACGTCTCCCGGCTGGTCAACGCTGGCGGCAAGGTCCTCGTCGACGAGCGGGACCTCTGGCCGGACAAGAAGTTCGTCATCACCAACCTGATCGTCAGCACCAAGTTCCTCAAGGCCCACCCGGACGTGGTGAAGAAGCTGGTCGAGGGGCAGGTGGCGGCGAACGAGTTCGTCAACACCAAGCCGGACGAGGCGCAGCAGGCCGTCTCCGACCACATCGGCAAGATCACCGGTAAGCCGCTGGACGTCAAGCTGATCAAGCAGGCGTGGCCGACGCTGGAGTTCACCAACGACCCGATCGCGTCCTCGCTGAAGGCCGGCCTGGACCACGCGGTCGCCGTCGAGCTGACCCAGCCGGTCGACCTGAACGGCCTCTACGACCTGAAGTTCCTCAACGAGGTGCTCAAGGCGCAGGGCAAGCCCGAGGTCACCCAGCCGTGA
- a CDS encoding ABC transporter ATP-binding protein: MTSTTTTPRSATGSVALRGVTKVYGQGGNAVLALDGVSLDVAPGEFVCLVGASGCGKSTLLNLVAGLDRPSGGKIQLGDGVNPGLMFQEPALFPWLTVEANVEVPLKLRGLPRGERKAKVAELLRTVHLADFGRKRPHELSGGMRQRVALARTLALDTPVLLMDEPFGALDAMTRDILHDELERIWSERKLTVLFVTHNVREAARLADRIILLSSRPGRISWSTGVDVPRPRRIDSPEIANIAAEVTDRLRTEVGRHGQ; encoded by the coding sequence GTGACGTCGACCACGACGACCCCGCGCAGCGCGACCGGCTCGGTCGCGCTGCGCGGCGTGACCAAGGTGTACGGCCAGGGCGGGAACGCCGTCCTGGCGCTGGACGGGGTGTCGCTGGACGTCGCCCCCGGCGAGTTCGTCTGCCTGGTCGGCGCCTCCGGCTGCGGCAAGAGCACGCTGCTCAACCTGGTCGCCGGGCTGGACCGGCCCAGCGGCGGGAAGATCCAGCTGGGCGACGGCGTCAACCCCGGCCTGATGTTCCAGGAGCCGGCCCTCTTCCCCTGGCTCACCGTCGAGGCCAACGTCGAGGTGCCGCTGAAACTGCGCGGCCTGCCCCGGGGCGAACGGAAGGCGAAGGTCGCCGAGCTGCTGCGCACGGTCCACCTGGCCGACTTCGGCCGCAAGCGACCGCACGAACTCTCCGGCGGCATGCGGCAGCGGGTCGCCCTGGCCCGCACCCTCGCCCTGGACACCCCGGTGCTGCTGATGGACGAGCCGTTCGGCGCGCTGGACGCGATGACCCGCGACATCCTGCACGACGAGCTGGAGCGGATCTGGTCCGAGCGGAAGCTCACCGTGCTCTTCGTCACCCACAACGTCCGGGAGGCGGCCCGCCTCGCCGACCGGATCATCCTGCTCTCCAGCCGTCCCGGCCGGATCAGCTGGTCCACCGGGGTGGACGTGCCCCGACCCCGCCGGATCGACTCCCCCGAGATCGCGAACATCGCCGCCGAGGTCACCGACCGGCTGCGTACGGAGGTGGGCCGCCATGGCCAGTGA
- a CDS encoding ABC transporter permease — protein MASDTITGTTRSDAEISGLDALEIAGQEQGPSRVRQLWSATWPKLAALGLSIALWQFVVWTGWKDPWALPGPATVFADLGDYLVSPALWEGLATTGRRAAVGFAAAVAVGLLLGLAVARVKILRAALGSMITALQTMPSIAWFPLAILLFQLSEQAIFFVVVLGAAPSVANGVIHGVDYVPPLLVRAGRNLGARGLNLYRYVIAPAALPAIVAGLKQGWAFAWRSLMAGELLVVIATKTSIGAQLTYARELNEAPRLMAIMIVILVVGLVVDAAFGAADKAIRRRWGVLDQAGN, from the coding sequence ATGGCCAGTGACACGATCACCGGGACCACGCGCAGCGACGCGGAGATCTCCGGACTGGACGCGCTGGAGATCGCCGGGCAGGAGCAGGGCCCGTCCCGAGTGCGGCAGCTCTGGTCGGCCACGTGGCCGAAGCTCGCCGCCCTCGGCCTCAGCATCGCGCTCTGGCAGTTCGTGGTCTGGACCGGCTGGAAGGACCCGTGGGCGCTGCCCGGCCCGGCGACGGTCTTCGCGGACCTCGGCGACTACCTGGTCAGCCCGGCGCTCTGGGAGGGCCTCGCCACCACCGGTCGGCGGGCCGCCGTGGGCTTCGCCGCCGCCGTCGCCGTCGGCCTGCTGCTCGGCCTGGCCGTGGCCCGGGTGAAGATCCTCCGGGCCGCGCTCGGCTCCATGATCACCGCGTTGCAGACCATGCCGTCGATCGCCTGGTTCCCGCTGGCGATCCTGCTCTTCCAGCTCAGCGAGCAGGCGATCTTCTTCGTGGTGGTGCTCGGCGCCGCCCCGTCGGTCGCCAACGGCGTCATCCACGGCGTGGACTACGTGCCACCGCTGCTGGTCCGGGCCGGCCGCAACCTCGGCGCCCGCGGCCTGAACCTCTACCGGTACGTCATCGCGCCGGCCGCCCTGCCGGCCATCGTGGCCGGGCTCAAGCAGGGCTGGGCGTTCGCCTGGCGCAGCCTGATGGCCGGCGAACTGCTCGTGGTCATCGCCACCAAGACCTCCATCGGCGCCCAGCTCACCTATGCCCGGGAGCTGAACGAGGCACCCCGGCTGATGGCCATCATGATCGTCATCCTGGTGGTGGGCCTGGTGGTGGACGCCGCGTTCGGTGCCGCGGACAAGGCGATCCGGCGCCGCTGGGGCGTGCTGGACCAGGCGGGCAACTGA
- a CDS encoding Rrf2 family transcriptional regulator yields the protein MYVSARADYALRAMLAVADVAGPSGRPGGGELVKAAGLAESQQIPHSFLQGILLDLRRADLLHSHRGTDGGYALARPADEISVGDVLRAVGGTLTSVRGLPADSAGYHGVATGLRDVWLAVHGAIALVVDRTTLADLLADRVTPH from the coding sequence GTGTACGTCTCCGCGCGCGCCGACTACGCGCTCCGGGCCATGCTCGCCGTCGCCGACGTCGCCGGACCCTCCGGCCGGCCCGGCGGCGGCGAGCTGGTCAAGGCGGCGGGCCTGGCCGAGAGCCAGCAGATTCCGCACAGCTTCCTCCAGGGCATCCTGCTCGACCTGCGCCGGGCCGACCTGCTGCACAGCCATCGGGGCACCGACGGCGGCTACGCCCTGGCCCGCCCGGCCGACGAGATCAGCGTCGGGGACGTCCTGCGCGCGGTCGGCGGCACGCTGACCAGCGTGCGCGGCCTCCCGGCGGACAGCGCCGGCTATCACGGCGTCGCCACCGGACTGCGGGACGTCTGGCTGGCGGTGCACGGCGCGATCGCCCTGGTCGTGGACCGGACCACCCTGGCCGACCTGCTCGCCGACCGCGTCACCCCGCACTGA
- a CDS encoding DEAD/DEAH box helicase: protein MTTTMPTFASTGLAPALVAELTAQGITEPFPIQSATLPDSLAGRDVLGRGRTGSGKTLAFGLPLLHRTSGRRARPGRPLALVLVPTRELAQQVTTALAPYARALGVRCVTVVGGLSLQRQADALRAGAEVVVATPGRLHDLINRGDARLGEVAVTVLDEADQMADMGFLPQVTKLLEQVAPDGQRMLFSATLDGGVDRLVRRFLSNPVSHSVDPGTATVTAMTHHLLHVEAADKPDALARIAAREGRTILFIGTKHRADRLARQLLSKGVRAAALHGGKSQPQRTRILDQFKSGQITALVATDVAARGIHVDGLDLVVNADPPTEAKDYLHRGGRTARAGEAGTVVTLVLPEQRRDVSRLMSVAGIRPHTAQVRPGDEALSRVTGAREPSGVPVTIAAPPAVSAARTGSGRGRRAGGGDGFRATGGRAVDAARPTGDSAEGSGSRSAHRPSGRRRRPQRPRTA from the coding sequence ATGACCACGACCATGCCCACATTCGCGTCCACCGGCCTGGCCCCGGCGCTCGTCGCCGAGCTGACCGCGCAGGGCATCACCGAGCCGTTCCCGATCCAGTCGGCCACGCTGCCGGACTCGCTCGCCGGACGGGACGTGCTCGGCCGGGGGCGTACCGGCTCCGGCAAGACGCTCGCCTTCGGGCTGCCGCTGCTGCACCGCACGTCCGGCCGCCGGGCCCGCCCGGGCCGCCCGCTCGCGCTGGTGCTCGTGCCGACCCGGGAACTGGCCCAGCAGGTCACCACCGCCCTCGCCCCGTACGCCCGGGCGCTCGGGGTGCGCTGCGTCACCGTCGTCGGTGGTCTCTCGCTCCAGCGCCAGGCGGACGCCCTGCGCGCCGGCGCCGAGGTGGTCGTGGCCACCCCCGGCCGGCTGCACGACCTGATCAACCGCGGTGACGCCCGCCTCGGCGAGGTGGCGGTCACCGTGCTCGACGAGGCCGACCAGATGGCCGACATGGGGTTCCTGCCGCAGGTCACCAAGTTGCTGGAGCAGGTCGCCCCGGACGGGCAGCGGATGCTCTTCTCCGCCACCCTGGACGGCGGCGTCGACCGGCTGGTCCGTCGCTTCCTGAGCAACCCGGTCTCCCACTCGGTCGACCCGGGCACCGCCACGGTGACCGCGATGACCCACCACCTGCTGCACGTCGAGGCGGCGGACAAGCCCGACGCGCTCGCCCGGATCGCCGCCCGCGAGGGCCGCACCATCCTCTTCATCGGCACCAAGCACCGTGCCGACCGGCTGGCCCGCCAACTGCTGTCCAAGGGCGTACGCGCGGCGGCGCTGCACGGCGGCAAGAGCCAGCCGCAGCGCACCCGGATCCTGGACCAGTTCAAGAGCGGCCAGATCACCGCGCTGGTCGCCACCGACGTGGCGGCCCGCGGCATCCACGTCGACGGGCTGGACCTCGTGGTCAACGCCGACCCGCCCACCGAGGCGAAGGACTACCTGCACCGGGGTGGGCGTACCGCCCGGGCGGGGGAGGCGGGCACCGTGGTCACGCTGGTCCTGCCGGAGCAGCGCCGGGACGTCTCCCGGCTGATGAGCGTCGCCGGCATCCGCCCGCACACCGCCCAGGTACGCCCCGGCGACGAGGCGTTGTCCCGGGTCACCGGCGCCCGTGAGCCGTCCGGCGTGCCGGTGACGATCGCCGCGCCGCCGGCGGTGTCCGCTGCGCGTACCGGCTCGGGCCGGGGCCGGCGGGCCGGCGGCGGTGACGGTTTCCGCGCCACCGGTGGTCGTGCCGTCGACGCCGCTCGTCCGACGGGCGACTCCGCCGAGGGGAGCGGCTCACGTTCCGCGCACCGCCCCTCCGGCCGCCGCCGTCGCCCGCAGCGCCCCCGCACCGCCTGA
- a CDS encoding cold-shock protein, protein MAIGTVKWFNADKGFGFITPDGGGADVFAHFSAIQSSGYRSLDENQRVEFEVTQGQKGPQAENIRPL, encoded by the coding sequence ATGGCAATTGGCACCGTCAAGTGGTTCAACGCTGACAAGGGCTTCGGCTTCATCACCCCGGACGGCGGCGGCGCTGACGTCTTCGCCCACTTCTCGGCGATCCAGTCCTCCGGCTACCGGAGCCTGGACGAGAACCAGCGGGTCGAGTTCGAGGTCACCCAGGGCCAGAAGGGCCCGCAGGCGGAGAACATCCGCCCGCTCTGA